A region of Pyxidicoccus parkwaysis DNA encodes the following proteins:
- a CDS encoding MarR family winged helix-turn-helix transcriptional regulator — protein sequence MSAIQTCIGMLHLAHELTGAYDAHLSRHGLSMGRFVVLIRLFSAEDSEAGRGLTPAELAESSCVSRATMTGLLDTLEKDELISRQDHPEDRRMYTVRLTAKGRKLLDGMLPDHYRRISALMAPLSETERTTLQELMHKVTSGIPALRDP from the coding sequence ATGAGCGCCATCCAGACGTGCATTGGCATGCTGCACCTGGCGCACGAGCTGACGGGGGCCTACGACGCGCACCTGTCGCGTCACGGCCTGTCCATGGGCCGCTTCGTCGTGTTGATCCGCCTCTTCTCCGCCGAGGACTCGGAGGCCGGGCGTGGCCTCACCCCGGCCGAGCTGGCCGAGAGCTCGTGCGTCAGCCGGGCCACCATGACGGGCCTGCTCGACACGCTGGAGAAGGACGAGCTCATCTCCCGGCAGGACCACCCCGAGGACCGCCGCATGTACACCGTGCGGCTGACCGCCAAGGGCCGCAAGCTGCTCGACGGCATGCTGCCGGACCACTACCGCCGCATCTCCGCGCTCATGGCTCCCCTGAGCGAAACGGAGCGGACGACCCTCCAGGAATTGATGCACAAGGTCACCTCGGGCATCCCAGCTCTCAGAGACCCCTGA
- a CDS encoding metal-dependent hydrolase produces the protein MNPIVHGEIAWLAAQGLRERRDRILVMCAGLAPDLDGLTLLAGEEWYGRYHHVLFHGYVGALVTMAVCVALARQRAWVAGLSLLAFHLHLVCDLAGSGPGWPIHYWWPSNMREWFWDGQWDLASWQNSVIGLAVTLACLACALRFRRTVVEVFSTRWDAEVTRTLRRRFLGEESAPSSTPPAP, from the coding sequence ATGAATCCCATCGTCCATGGAGAAATCGCGTGGCTCGCCGCCCAGGGCCTGCGCGAGCGCAGGGACCGCATCCTCGTCATGTGCGCGGGGCTGGCTCCGGACCTGGACGGGCTCACGCTGCTCGCGGGCGAGGAGTGGTACGGGCGCTATCACCACGTCCTCTTCCATGGCTACGTGGGCGCGCTCGTCACCATGGCGGTGTGCGTGGCGTTGGCGCGGCAGCGGGCGTGGGTGGCGGGCCTGTCGCTGCTGGCGTTCCACCTCCACCTCGTCTGCGACCTCGCGGGCAGCGGGCCCGGGTGGCCCATCCACTACTGGTGGCCGAGCAACATGCGCGAGTGGTTCTGGGATGGGCAGTGGGATTTGGCCTCGTGGCAGAACAGCGTCATCGGGCTCGCCGTGACGCTGGCGTGCCTGGCGTGCGCGCTGCGCTTCCGGCGCACCGTGGTGGAGGTGTTCTCCACGCGCTGGGACGCGGAAGTCACGCGCACGCTGAGGCGCCGGTTCCTCGGGGAGGAGAGCGCCCCGAGTTCCACGCCTCCCGCACCGTGA